Genomic window (Hydrogenimonas cancrithermarum):
GAATGCGCTGATTCCCATTGCCATGATCGCCGCGAGGCTCAGTTTTGCAAATTTCATTCCTACTCCTTAGGGTTTTTGTTTTTTAGCTTGCAAGCGCCATTATACCATATAACAAACTTAAATAACTATTATAATGGATTATCTAGAGTTATCACGATCTTTGTTTACTTTAAGTAACACTTATTTCTGTTTATCCCAGTTCAGAACCGCTTTTCCGTCCTCTTCGTCGACGGCCGCCATGCCCATCAGGTTATAGCCCGCATCGACATAGTGCACTTCGCCGGTTACGCCGCTCGCGAGCGGGCTCAGCAGGTACATCGCGCTGTTGCCGACCTCTTCGATCGTGACGTTGCGGCGCAGAGGTGCGTTGGCTTCGTTCCATTTGAGAATGAAACGAAAGTCGCCGATACCGCTGGCCGCCAGGGTCTTGATGGGGCCTGCGCTGATCGCGTTGACGCGGATGCCCTTTCGTGGCCCGAGATCCGCGGCGAGGTAGCGTACCGACGCTTCGAGTGCCGCTTTGGCGACACCCATGACATTGTAGTTGGGAATGTACTTTTCGGCACCGAGGTAGCTGAGCGTGAGAATGGAGGCTCCGTCGTTCAGCATCGGAAGCATATGGCGGCTCAATTCGATAAGGCTGTAGACCGAAATGTCCATCGCCACATCGAAGGCCGCTTTGGTCGTCTCCACGAACGGATTGCTGAGCGCCTCTTTCGGAGCGAACGCCACGGCGTGAACGACGAAGTCGAACGTCCCCCACTTCGCTTCGAGATTCTCCGCCAGGGCTTCGAACTCTTCGGGTTTGCTCACATCGAGTGGGTAGACCATATCGCTGCCAAACTCCGCCGCGATCGGCTCGACACGCTTTTTGAGCGCGTCGTTGAGATAGGTAAACGCAAGTTCCGCCCCCTGCTCATGACACGCTTTGGCAATGCCGTATGCGATCGATTTGTTGTTTGCGACACCCACGATGAGGCCGCGTTTTCCTTTCATTATCATGAAAAATCCTTTTAATGAGAAATTAGCAATGAGAAATGAGAAATTCCGGATGCCCGCATAGCGGGCTTCCATTGAAATTGAAAATGGATTGCATTCAAACCTATCTCATTTCCCATTGTCAATGTTTTACCTGTTCTTTTAAAGTTTTTGTACTCGATACGAGAATCTTCAATAACGATTGGATATCGGGATGAATGCTCTGAAACATTTTATCATTGATTAGCGCGCTATCATATAAAAGATAGAGCCAGTATTTCGTTTCATTGGCTTCTTTCAAAGCGATATAGAGCTTGTTGAGAAAATCGGATCTCGATTGGGCGAACTCAGCTTCGTGAACCAGAGCACCGATCGCTGTACCGGAACGAAGCAACTGTTTGCTCAAAATATATTCGTTGCACTCTTCCTGAAGCCATCTACAGAGTTTCACGATTCTAAGAGCGAACCGATAACTCTGTCCTTTCAGCGGATCGTTGCCGTCTATTCCTATAGTTGTCCGCAAAGCGGCTCACTCCAATTTCTCATTGCTCACTTCTCATCTCTCATCGCTGTTTCCAGCATGGAAACCATGCTTTCGACGTCCCAACTCGCCGTGCCGATCAGTGCTCCGTCACAACCGGGAACAGCCAAAATGTCTGCAATATTTTGCGGTTTCACGCTTCCGCCATAGAGCAGCGGGCGGTCGCTCAATCTCTTGATGACGGCATGGGTCTGCTCGATCAGCTCCGGTGTGGCCGTTCGTCCCGTTCCGATCGCCCAGACCGGTTCGTAGGCCAATATCAGCTTTTCATACGCCGTATCGATACCTTCACACTGGTCGACGAGATAGCGGCGAACCGCATCGTCACCCGCTTCACGCACTTCCAAAGGCTCGCCGATGCAGTAGACGATGGTAAAGCCCTGCTCTTTGAACCATGCATATTTTTGTGCGATGAACGCCTGCGACTCACCCAGAATGTGGCGCCGTTCGCTGTGGCCTACGAGTATGGTGCCGATGCCGAACTCTCCAAGCTGCTCGAGGCCGATCTCGCCGGTAAAAGAGCCTTTGACCGTCGGATAGGCGTTCTGTGCGCCGATTCGGATGTCGGCTTTCGTCTCGAAACGGTCGAGCGCCGTCGCAGGAGGGAAGATGTAGGTCTCTCCTTTGTACCCCGATGCGTCCAGATGGGCATCGAGCGCTTCGATGTACGCACGGGTCGATGCGCGGGTATGGTTGGTCTTGAAGTTGGCGGCGAGTATTTTACTCATCGTCATCCCCGTCGACCTGCAGTGCCGCGATACCCGGCAGCGTCTTGCCCTCGAGCAGTTCGAGGCTCGCACCGCCGCCGGTGGAGATGAAGGTCATCTCGTCGTCGACGCCGACACGCTGGATCAGGTCGGCCGTGTCGCCCCCGCCGATAATCTTGGTGGCGTACGATTCCGCCACGTAGTTGGCGAGTTTGAAACTGCCGCGGGCGAACTTGTCCATCTCGTAGACACCCATCGGCCCGTTCCAGAGAATGGTCTGGCAATCCGAGAGCGCTTCTCGGAAGAGGCGTGTCGACGCCAGGCCGATATCGAGCCCCATCCAATCTGCCGGAATCTCCTGATAGGTGACGTATTTTACGGGGGCATCCTCTTTGAACTCGGGAGCGACGACGAAGTCGACCGGCAGATAGAGTTTGACACCCAGACGCTTGGCTTCCTGAACGATGTGGTTCGCGTCATCGAGCAAATCGTCTTCGACCAGGGAGTTGCCCACTTCCAGCCCCGCCGCTTTGAGGAACGTAAAGGCCATCGCTCCGCCGATCACCATCTTGTCGACTTTTGGAAGAAGGTTGATGAGCGCTTCGAGCTTGCCCGAGACTTTGCTTCCCCCGACGATCGCCATAAAGGGGCGTGTCGGCTTCTTGAGCAGCTTGTGGAAGTATTTGATCTCTTTTTGCAAAAGGAAACCGGCGCCTTTGTGGTCCGCATCGAAATAGTGGGTGATCGCTTCGACCGACGCATGGGCGCGGTGGCTGACGCCGAATGCGTCGTTGACGTAGAATTCAGCCATCGAAGCGAACTTTTTCGCGAGTTCCGGATCGTTTTTCGTTTCGCCCGGTTCGAAGCGCACATTCTCCAGAAGAAGTATCTCGCCGCCCTGGAGCGCCGCGGCTTTGGCCGTCGCATCGGGCCCCACGACATCTTTCGCCAGCGTCACGTCGTGATGGAGCAGCGCATGAAGACGTTTGGCTACCGGCTTGAGCGAATATTTCTCGCTGTACTCCCCTTTCGGGCGTCCCATATGGCTCGCGAGAACGATGGCACACTCATGGTCGAGGCAGTAGCGGATCGTCTGAAGCGCCGCGCGGATACGGCGATCGTCCGTGATGTTGCCAAACTCGTCGAGTGGTACATTGAAGTCGCATCGTATAAAAACTTTCTTTCCCGCAAGATCGAGGTCTTTGATCGTCAAAAGTCGCATCGGTGGATATCCTTTATTTTGAGATGTGTAGTGCCATGTCGACAAGGCGGTTGGCATAGCCCCATTCGTTGTCGTACCAGGCCATGATTTTGAGCATGTTTCCCCCGATCACCTGTGTCAGATCGGTCGCCACTATGCCGCTGCGCGTATCACCGCAAAAATCCTGGCTGACGCCGAATTTCTCGTCGATCCCGAGGATGCCTCTGAGCTCTCCTTTCGCCTTTTCCAGAAAGAGGAGATTGACCTCCTCGGCGGAGGTCGGTTTTTCGAGCACGAGGTTCAGGTCCATCAGCGAAACGTCGGGTGTAGGCACCCGTACGCTCTGGCCGTGAAGCTTTCCTTTGAGATTCGGAAGCACTTTGTAGATCGCTTCGGCGGCATGGGTAGAGGTCGGGACGAGGTTGACCGCCGCCGCGCGGCATCGACGCATATCGCTCGAGATCGCGGCATCCATCAGGCTCTGTCCGCCCGTGTAGGCGTGAATCGTCGTCATGAGCCCCGTCTTTATGCCGTAGATCTCGTCGATGACGCGGGCGATGGGGCCGAGGCAGTTGGTCGTACAGCTTGCGTTGGAGATTATCGCTTCGCCTTTGTAGGAGTGCGCATTGACGCCGAAAACATAGGTCGGCGTATCGTCTTCGGCAGGCGCGGAGATGACGACGCGTTTGGCGCCATGGCGAATGTGGGTCTGCACGATCTCGCTTCTCAAAAAGCGGCCGCTGCATTCGAGAACCACATCGGCACCCGCATCCGCGAACCTCAGGTTTTCCGGATCGGGCTCGCGAAAAATCTCGACCGACTGCCCGCCCAGCCTCAAAACGTTTCCCTCGACCAGGGCTTCCTCGTCGAGAGGCCCGTGGACACTGTCGAAATTGGTCAGATATTCGAGGGTTTTCGGATCGGCGAGATCGTTGATCGCGACCAGTTCGACATCGTCCCGTTTCGAAACGATGCGTGCCACGCTCCGCCCGATTCGCCCAAATCCGTTGATAGCGATCCTTAATGCCACACGCTTTCCTTAACCGTAAAGAATTACGTTGATTTTATCAAATCAAGTGTATAATCATTATTAAATGAATAGAACCCATCCCAAAAAAATCGCGATTTTCGGTGGCAGTTTCGACCCGCCGCACCTCGGACACCTCGAAGTCATCAAAAAGGCGCTGCAGTCACTCGATATCGACAAGCTCATCGTCGTGCCTGCCTATATCAGCCCTTTCAAAAAAGGCCACAGTGCACCGCCACAACTCCGTTTCGAATGGTTGAAAAAGATAACCGCCTTCGATCCGCGGATCGAAGTGAGCGATATAGAGATAAAAAAAGGCGGGCCGTCGTACACGATCGACACGGTCAACCATTTTTCCGAAATTTTTGATACAATTTACCTCATTATCGGCGCGGACAACCTCGAGAGCCTGCATCGGTGGCACCGCTTCGACGAACTGAACAGAAAAGTGAAATGGGTCGTCGCGACACGAAACGGCGAAAAGATTCCGGAAGGATTTATCCGCCTCGAAGTGAAGATGCCGATCAGTTCGACGAAACTGCGCCGAAACATCGTCCCGGAATGGATACCGGAACCGATCCGGGAAGAGGTATTACAATACTATTCAAAACATACGAAGGAGAATCGTGACTAACGAAATGCAATCACGTATCGACCGCATCGTCGATCAACTCGACCAGAAAAAAGCGGAAGATATTCAGGTTTTCGACCTGAGCGACAAAGAGTACCTTACCAGTTATGTGGTCATCGCCACCACACTGGGAGACAAACATACACTGGCACTGCTCGATCATTTGAGAGAAACTCTAAAACCCGAAGGGGAAAGTTTTATAGCGGTAGACGAAGGGGAGCAGTGGACGGTTATCGACCTTGGAGACATTATGATTCATCTGATGGTCCCGGACTACCGGGCGAAATACAATCTCGAAGAGTTTCTCGATTCACTGGGAAAACGGGATAATCGATAATCGATCGAAGAATTGTTTATTGAGCTCCGGAAAGACCGGAACAGTCTGCAAACTAAAATCCGGAGCTCTTAGCCTCATACATAGCAAATAGTGTTCCAAAAGAAGATGCGAGAAGCGGCATCTTCCTCTACATCTTTTTAAGCGCCGTGATCCCCAGCATTTTCAGGCCGACACGCAGAGAAAGTGCCACCATCGACGAGAGTTTCAGCAGCGCATCCTCGTTCGGCGTGCCGATGACTTTGTTGTCGTAGTAGAACTTGTGGTACATGCCTGCCAGGTACTTCAGATAGTCGGTGACTTTCTGCAACTGGCGGCTTTCGAATGCATCTTCGAGAACTTCGGGCAGAAGAAGCGCCGTAAAAAGAAGGTCGTACGCGTCGTCGCCCAACCCCTCGATCGAAGCGTGAAAAAGGTCCTCCTGGCTTTTGCCCGCCTTTTCGAAAAGAGAAAAGACACGTGCATGCGCATAGTTGATGTAGTAGATCGGGTTGGAGTTGTCCTCTCTTTTCAGATCTTCCACATCGAACTCGAGATGTGTATCGCTCTTTTTGGTCAAAAAGATGAAGCGGAGCGCATCGGCACCGATCTCTTTGACGATGTCCTGCATCAAAATGAAGTTTCCGGCGCGTTTGGACATCTTGTAGGGTTCGCCCCCTTTGAGCAGCGAAACCATCTGCGAAAGAATGATTTCAAGACGCTGCGGGTCGTGGCCGAAAAAAGCGATCGCCGCTTTGACGCGTGCGATGTAGCCATGGTGGTCGGCACCCCAGATGTTGATGTAATGGTCGTAACCGCGCTCGAATTTCAGGTAGTGGTAGATGATGTCGCCCGCCAGATAGGTAGGCCGGCCATCTTCACGCACGACAACACGGTCTTTCTCGTCACCGTGTTCCGTCGACTTGAGCCACCACTTGCCATCCTTTTCATAGACGGCACCGGCTTCGACGAGCTTCGTGAAAATTTCATCCCACTTCTCATAGAGAGATTTTTCGCTGACGTAATGGTCGAAAAAAATCCCGACTTCCGCAAGGTTTTGGTTGATGAGTTCTAGCATCTGCTCTTTCGCCCACTCCGAAATCTCCGGAATATAGGTCTCGTCCATGAACTTTTCACGCCCGAGCGCTTCGACCGCCTTATGTGCCAACTCTACGATGTATTCCCCGCGATAATACTCTTCCGGCCACTCCACATCGAGCCCCAACACCGCTTCGCGTCCGGCGAGATAGACGGAAAGGCCGAGCAGATAGATCTGGTTGCCTGCATCGTTGACGTAATACTCGCGCTCGATTTTGTAGCCGATATGCGTTCCGATGCGTGCGAGGACGTCGCCCCAGACAGCACCTCGCGCATGGCCGATGTGCAGCGGGCCCGTCGGATTGGCACTGACGAATTCCAGCAGGATGGAAGTGTCGTTTTCACCCTTTCCAAACGCCTCTTCATGCTCGAGTGCCCAAACGGTGTAGTCGTTCAGAAAGTTTCGGCTCAGCTTGATGTTGACGTACCCTTTGAGGGCATCGACCTTTTCGAACATCTCCTCTTCACGCAGTTTTTCGGCGAGCTCTTCGGCGATCTGCATCGGATTGCGGCGAAGAACTTTGGCCATCGAAAAAGCGATGGGAGTGGCATAGTGGCCGAAGTTTTTATCTTTGGGCTTCTCCAGCACGATCGGATGGTCGATGTGTTTTTGAAGAACTTTGTAGACGCGTCGTTTCAACAAGTTTCCTTACGCCTCTTTTTTCTCTTCTGTTTTTACGGTTTCGGCGCTTTCCGCCTTCTTCTCGACCTGCTTTTCAGCTTTCGCCGAAGCTGCGAGTTCCTCTTCCTCTTCCTCTTTCATCGCTTTTTTGAAATTGCGGATACCGCTCCCCATTCCTTTTGCGAGTTCTGGAATCTTTTTCGCTCCGAACAGCAATACGACGATTGCAAGAATGATCAGAAGTTCCGGCATTGATGGCATACCCATGAGTGTCTCCTTGTAAAATTTTGGTTTTATTATATCTATCGTTGGCTGTTGCACGCCTTATGATATCAACTAATCCTCCTGGCCTCTCCATCGATTGATAAACTGCAACGCCTGTTTTCTTCCTTTTTTCAGCCGGGCGGCTTTCGCCACGGCGATAAACGAGTCGACGGCTTTTTCGAACTCGTCGTTGACGATCAGAAAATCGTAAGCGGTGATGTATTCGATTTCGACAAGTGCATTCTGTATCCGTTTTTGAATGATCTCTTCACCGTCGGTCGCCCTGCTCCTGAGTCTTCGCTCCAGTTCCTCGAGCGTCGGAGTCGTAACGAAAACGGACGTGACGAGATCTCCCATGCGCTCCCTGGCGATGGCGTGCCCTTGCACATCGATATCGAAAATGACGAGTTTGCCGGCTTCGAGCGCTTCTCTCACGGGTTTGAGGGAGGTGCCGTAGTAGTTGCCGTGCACCTGCGCATACTCCAGAAACTCCCCGGCGCGGATATCCGCTTCGAACGTCTCTTTGTCGACGAAATGGTAGTCGACCCCTTCGCGTTCCCCTTCCCTCGGCGGCCGTGTCGTCGTCGAAATGGAAAAATAGTAGTCTCCGATTTTCTCTTTCGCGGCGTTTATCAAAGAACTTTTACCGGCTCCGCTGGGGCCCGATATAATCAAAATCGATCCAAACTTTTTTTGCATTCAACTCTCTTTCGGGAATGTGATGGTGATGTTGATCTGCGCGCCCGCGAGAAGCTTGCGAAGCGCCTCGGGATCCATACCGAGAAGTTTTGAAATCAACGCCGTCTCTTCGCTTTGCGATCTCATATCCGCCTCTTTCGCCGTCATTTTGGCGTTCTCTCCAGGAGTGGAGGTCCCTTCAGGCAGAAACGTTTCGCCCAATACCGCACCGAGCTCCTCTTCGGAGACGAGATCGAGCTCGTCTTCGGGGGTCTCCTCGGCGGCGGCAATCGCTTCGAACTCTTCGTAAAATCCGGCATCCATTTCCTCTTCGGCCGCCTCCGCCTCCACTTCGGCTTCTTTCTCTTCCGGTTCCGCCGCACTCTGTGTGCTCTCCATCGGCTTCCTCCCTTCCTCCGCGAGAGCCTCTTCCGGCAGCGCTTCGAAATCTTCCGTAACCTCCTCTTCCGGTTCCGAACCCTCTTCGAGAAGCTCCTTCACTTCGCTCACCAGCTCCTCATCGAGTACGCCGGAAAGGGGCTCTTCGGGCTCAGGAAGGCTGATCGGCTCCTCTTCGGCCGGCTCCTCCTCCCCCTCTTCCAGGTCGATCTCTTCGTGCAACGTCTCGATCTCTTCGGCTTCCGCCGTTTCAGGAAGGTTTTCATCCGATGGGAACTCCCGCTCTTCGACATCCATCTCTTCGAGCAGGCTTTCGAAGTCGATCTCTTCATCTTCGGAAATCTCTTCCGCCTCGCGCACCGCCTCTTCGGTAGCCGTTTCCCTCTCCGCCGCCGCTTCTTCGACAACGCTGCCGCTCTCTTCTTCCAAAACCGCTTCGTTATCCTCTTCCATCGATTGGAGCAGCGCTTCGAAATCCTCTTCCTCGCCCTTTGCCGCCTCCATTTCCTCTTCGGAACGAGGTTCGCTCTCTTCCATATCGATCTCTTCCAAAAGGGATTCGAAATCTTCAAAATTCTCCTGCGCTTCCGGTGTAGTGGAAGATTCCTCCGTCACTTTTTCTTCCGGATGGCCGACGCTCTCTTCCATTTCGGGAAGCAGCAAGTCGTCTTTGATCTCGCTCAGCAGATCCACCATCTCGGTTGGAAGGAAAGGCTTTTTTATGTAGTAGTCGAATCCCGGAATCTTCGCGTCATCGTCGGCATAGATCAGACATGCCTTCCGGGTGCCGCTGGCGGCTTTCAACTCTTCCGGGCTCATCCCCTCCAGACGGGCATCGTCGATGAACAACAGGTCGAACGTATCGTTCCCCATCTCTTCGATCGAGGACTTTTCCACGATATCGATACCCGATTTCTGGGCACTCAACCCCGCAAGTTTGGAGACGACGGGATTCTGGTTGATCAGAAGCATTCGCATTGTCAAAGCCTTTGATGAGAACCCACCCCAAACACCGTTTTCGAGGGAGGTTCCGTTATGTGTAGCAGTTGCTCAGGTACTTATTGTATAATCAACATCATTTATTTTTGCTTTAGAAAATCCCCCTCTCCTTCCTGAAGACCTTTGCCGCTCGTTTTGTCACGCTATTCTCTTTCGTCTATCCAGGACCGGATATTTTACACACTCCCTACCGAATCCACTGCATCAATACATCGATGGCAGAAAGAAACTCCCCCTTGAAGATCAGCATCATCGAGCCGAGCACGGCGAACCATACTGCCAAAGAGAGGGCGATCTTGATCGGAAATCCGACGACGAGCAGGTTGAACTGGGGCATCGTCTTCATCAGCATACCGAAGATGATGTCGGAAAGAAGGGAGAGGGCGACGATGGGGAACGCTACCGAAAACCCCATGACGAAAAGATGGCCCATCGCACTGACAATGTAGTCGAACATCTCATGGCTCAGCACGAACCCGCCGAGAGGGGCATTTCTCAGCGCTTCGACCATCCACGTCAAAATCATGTAGTGGCCGTTGAACGCCAAAAGGACGATCATCGCCAAAAGGGTCAGGAACTGGCTGACCAGCGGCGACTGGATCTGGCTTTGCGGGTCGATGACACTCGCCAGTGAAAACCCCATGACGAAGGCGATCTGCTCTCCGGCATAGGAGAATATTCCGAAGACGATGTTGAGCACGACGCCGGCTATCAGCCCCATGACCGCTTCGGAGAGGATGGCTGCAAAAAGAAGCGATGTACTCTGCGGTTCAGGTGTGACGGGCACGATCGGAAACAGGACCAGCGTCAGATAGAACGCGAATGCGGCTTTTATCTGCGGAGAGATGGTCATATGATTAAAAAAGGGCAAAAAGACGAAGAGGGTCGAGAGCCTCACGAAAAGAAGCAGGAATGTGTAGACGTTATCGGGTTGCAGCAAGCTGTACCAGCTCACTGAATCTGCTCCAATACCTGGTTTTCAAGCCGATAAACCCTGTCGCAGCTTCGGGCGATCCGTTCGTCGTGCGTTACGAGAAAAAGGGCTCCGGAGACCTTTTCGATATGTTCGAAGACCGCATCCATCACGATGTGCGCCGTCTCGTCGTCGAGGTTGCCCGTCGGTTCGTCGGCAAAGATGAGACGCGGATTTTTGGAGAGTACGCGGGCGATGGAGACCCGCTGCTGCTGGCCACCGGAGAGTTCCGTCACCCTTTGATGAACGACGTTTTCGATCCCCAAACGCTTCAGCAGGGCATCGTCGAATTCAGTGTCGCTCAACAGTGTCGCGATTTCGATATTTTCCGCCGCACTCATCCCTTTGAAGAGATAGTGAAATTGAAAGATGATACCGATTTCGAAACGTCGTATCGCAAGCTGCTGTTTCGGCGTCAGGCTGTAGATATCGGAACCCAGCAGTTCCACCGTTCCGTGTTGCGGCTTCAAAAGGGTCGCCAGGATATGCAGAAGTGTCGACTTTCCGCTGCCGCTGACACCGATGACGGCGACTTTTTCGTTTTCACGGATAGTTAGGTCTATATTTTCAAAAAGGGAGTAGTCGAATGCGTGGGAGAGTCGTTCAGCTTTAATCAGCTCCGGGCCGCCGGAGATCGGCGGCTCGAGCGTTGTCGAAAGAGGCATCGGGTCTTATTTGCCCATTTGTGCCGCAACTTCCGCTGCGAAATCTTCCTCTTTCTTTTCGATACCTTCGCCAAGCTCGAAGCGGATGAACTCGACGATCTTCGCCGTTCCGCCCACCGCTTTGGCAGCTTCGTCGAGAACCTGTCCGACGGTTTTCTTGTCATCCATGACGAACGGCTGGTTGACGAGAGTGTTGTCTTTGAGGAAACGCTTGATCTTGCCCGGGAGGATTTTATCCCAGATCTGCTCGGGCTTGCCCTCTTTTTTAAGCTGCTCGATCGCGATCTCTTTCTCTTTCTCGATCACTTCGGCCGGAACGGCTTCTTCGTCGAGATAGGAAGGATTCATCGCGGCGATGTGCATCGCGATGTTTTTGAGTGTCGGGCGGATCGCTTCGCATGTTTTGTCGCTGTCGCATTTCGCAGCGATAAGAACACCGACTTTTCCGTTGCCGTGGATGTAACCCTCGACCGTACCGTTTTCGCCGGCATCGATCGTGACGAAGCGGCGCATAACGATATTTTCGCCGATTTTCGCGATTTCGCCTTTCAGGAACTCTTCGAATTTCGTGCCGTCGATCTCTGTTTCGAGCAGATCCTCGACCGTGGTCGCCGTCGAGCAGTGGACATGGCGTGTCGCTTTTTTCACGAGCGACTTGAAGTTGTCGTTCTGCGCGACGAAGTCTGTCTCGGAGTTGATCTCGGCGATCGTCCCCTTGCGGTGATCATCGCTGATCTCGATGCTGATCGCACCTTCGGATGCGACACGGCCGGCTTTTTTGGCCGCGCTTGAGAGACCTTTTTTGCGAAGCCACTCGACGGCGGCTTCCATGTCACCGTTTGTTTCGGTGAGCGCTTTTTTACAATCCATCATCCCCGCGTTGGTCATCTGGCGGAGTTCTTTGACCATTGCTGCAGTAACTGCCATGGTTACGCTCCTTTTGTTTCAGTTGCTTCTTCGGCTTCGCCTTCGGCAACCGCTTCTTCCGTGACTTTCGCCATCTCTTCTTCGCTCACTTCCTCTTCCGTTTCGGCTTCCTGTGCCGCAAGCTCGCGTCCTTCGATGATCGCATCGGCCATCTCGCGGCAGAAGAGCTGGATGGAGCGGATCGCGTC
Coding sequences:
- the tsf gene encoding translation elongation factor Ts; translation: MAVTAAMVKELRQMTNAGMMDCKKALTETNGDMEAAVEWLRKKGLSSAAKKAGRVASEGAISIEISDDHRKGTIAEINSETDFVAQNDNFKSLVKKATRHVHCSTATTVEDLLETEIDGTKFEEFLKGEIAKIGENIVMRRFVTIDAGENGTVEGYIHGNGKVGVLIAAKCDSDKTCEAIRPTLKNIAMHIAAMNPSYLDEEAVPAEVIEKEKEIAIEQLKKEGKPEQIWDKILPGKIKRFLKDNTLVNQPFVMDDKKTVGQVLDEAAKAVGGTAKIVEFIRFELGEGIEKKEEDFAAEVAAQMGK